DNA from Polyangiaceae bacterium:
TCGGTGCTTCGTTCCACCTTCCCTTCTGGGTGCACTCCCACGCCACCCAAGACGTGCGCCTCGCCAGCGCGGCCGTCTTCGACAACGCGAGCGTCAAGGGCGACAGCGCCACCGTCGACTTTCGGCTGCCCTGGACCGCGCGGGCTGGCATCGAGTTTCGACCGGGTGACCTGCGGGTCGAAGCGGGCGTCGGCTACGAAGCGTGGAGCATGCACGACGAGATCCGCGTCGAGTCCGACGAGATCGCCCTGGTGAACGTGGCCGGCTTTCCCACGGAGTATCAGATCTCTCCCGTCAGCATCGATCGCGGCTTCCAAGACAGCTACTCGGGACGCCTCGGCGTCGAGTACGGCTTCGAGGCAGGGAGCTATCGCATGGTGACTCGAGGCGGGCTGATGGCGGAGCGCAGCGCCATTCCCACCGAGTATCTGTCGGCTGCGACGATCGATCTCGACAAGGTCGTCGCCAGCATCGGCGGCAGCTTGCACATCGGCAAGTGGCGCTTCGACGGCGTGTTCGCGCGCGTGTTCACCTCCAGCGTAGAGGTGGGCGCGCGGGAGCAACGCGTGCGACAGGTCAACCCGGTGCTCTCCAACCCGCCTCGCTATCCGAACTACATCAACGGCGGGACCTACACCGCGAGCGCCAACGTCATCGGCCTAGGCCTGGCCTATCAATTCGATTCGACCGAAGAGCCGCCGACTCGCCCCAGCGCCGCTCCTCCGGCAGAGCCACGCGAACCCGAGGTCCAGCCCAAGCCGGAGTCGGAGCCAAAAGCGGAACCGAAGCCCGAGCCAAAGGCGAAAGACGACGACGGCGGCTTCGACGAAGCCTTCGACAAAGCCGACGACAAGCCCAAGCCGAAGAAGAAGTAGACACCTTCCGCCCTTCCGAACTTCCTGTGCTCTCCTGATTGAAGAAGAAGAACGTTCTCACAGGAAGGCCGGAAGAACGGAAGGGGTGGGGAATGTTCCCTCCCGCTCACCTTCCGCCCTTCCGAACTTCCTGTGCCTCTTGCTGCCGCAGAGGATCGCCGAGCGTTAGCTGCCGGAGGGGGCGCGGGTCGGGGATGACGCGCTCGGCGCTTCCGGCACCGCGGGCAGAGCTTCGGGAGCGGGTGCGTCGATTGGGGGCAGGGGTTCGGTCTTCGCTTCGCGCTCGTCATCGGCCACGGCGCCAGCGCGGTCCTTGGCCAGGTAGAGCACGACGGACTCGCCGGCCTTCAGCTTGGTATGGCGCGACTTGCGATTGATGCGCTCCATCCATCCCGAACTCACGCCGTAGCGGCGGCCGATGCGCGACAGAGTCTCCCCTGCCCGCGCCTTGATCACCACGCGGGCCTTGCCGTTCTTCTCTTCGAAGTACTCGATGAACTCGGGGGTGCCCATGGCGAGGACGCGAGTGTCAGCTTCGCGAAACACGCGCACGCCGGCGGACTTGCCACGCTCCACCCAAGCCTGCAGCGTCATCCCGGCGAGGAGCCGCGCCGTCGGATCCAGCGCGTTCCAACGTTGAAGCTCCGCCTCCGTCACCGCCAGGGCCTTGGACAACGCACCAAGAGAGTCGCCGTCGCGGACCAACACGAACACGCGATCGCGATTGGGATACGCAACGCCGAGATCCGGCACCACCACGACTTCGGGGGTGGGGCCTGCAGGGGCGGGCTCGCGCGACCGTCGCGGGACGAGCAACACGTCCCCCGCCGTCAGGGTCTCGTCACTACGCAGACGATTCAAGCGCCGCAGATCGCCGATTCCGGCGCTGGCCGAGGCGGCGACGGTCTCTGGCGTGTCGCCCAGCTTGACCAGGTAGCTCGCGAGCCCGGCTTCGGGTTGAGCCGCTGCCAACGTGCGGGTCGCGCTCGGCCCGCGCCCTTGGGGCACGCGCACCAGCACGCCCTGCCGTCGTTCGCCAGGTTTGAGGGGCGGCACGCGCCCCGAGAGCAGGTGGGGGTTGAGTGCCTCCAGGCTCTTGTCGCTCAGGCCTGCGGCGCTGGCGACAGCGCTCAGGCTCGTCCCCGAGGGCACCAGCACGGCCTCGAAGTGCTCTGGCGCCTCGGGAGCGACGTCGGCAATGCCGAAGGCGCGCTTGTTGTTCATCACGATGGCAATGGCGAAGATCTTCGGGACGTAGAGCGTCGTTTCCCAAGGAATGGCCGCCTCGTGCTTGGACAGCTCCCAGAAGTCGTTGCTGTTGAACTTCTGAATCGCGCGGGTGAGACCGCCGTGGCCCATGTTGTAGGCGGCCATGGCCAACTCCCAATTGCCGAAGCGCCGGTACAAGTCGGACAGGTAGGCGATGGCGGCCTCGGTGCTGCGCTTGGGATCGAGGCGCTCGTCCACCCAGCGATCGACCACCAGGCCGTACATGCGTCCGGACTCGGGCATGAACTGCCAGAGCCCGGCGGCTCCCGCCGGCGATGCGATGGTTGGGTTGTGTCCACTCTCGATCAGGCTGAGCCAAACCAGATCCGTCGGAAGACCCGCCTTGGACAGCTCGGCCTTCAGCGATGGCACGAAGCGCCCGCTCTTCTTGGCCCACACTCGCGCGATCGACTTGCCCCGGGAGTTGTCCCGGTAGAACTTCAGATAGCGCACGACTCGCGCTTCGAGCCGCACGGGAAGGTTCGGCATCGTCAGGGAGCGAATCCACTCCGCGGTCACCGCCGACTCGTCGAGCGCGGCCTTCGGCGCCAAATCCGCCTCGGCGGGCAGCCCGCTGGCCACGACTTCGGGGCCGCGAGATCCGTGAGCGACCCCGGGCCAGCTCCACCCTGCTTCGAAGCCGTGCAGAGGTTTGGGAAACAGCACGCGGTCTGCCGCTCGCAGCGCATCGAGCTCGGGATCCGCCGCCTTCGCCAGGGAGTCCTCCAAGGTCGGTCCGCCCGCGATGGCGCGTCGCACCGCCGGGTTCGCCGTGGGCCGCTCCGCACCGGACGGCAGCTGGGACTTGGGGTTCTTGGGCGGACGTCCAACGCGATGGCTCTTGGCGCTCGCCCCTTCGTCCGAGGGAGACACTGGCTCCTGGGGCGTGTTCTGCGCAGGCGTGGCTTGCGGCGCGGACTCGGAGCTGGGCGTCGGGAGCGTCGCCTCCTGCTTCGGCACTACTGTACGACTGCCTGCCCCAGGCCCCGGCCCCACGTCGGGAGCGGACGGCGCCGCAGCGATTGCAGAGTCCGTATTCGACTTCGACTTCGCAGATGCATCGCGACTGTCGGACTTGGCTTCGGCCTTGCCGCCTGCACCGCTCCCGTTCTTGCTGTCGGCCTTGGCGGGGCGCGGCGGGTCGCTCTTGGCGTCACGTTTGGCAGCGGCCTTGGGGTCGCGTTTGGCGGCAGGCTTGGGGTCGTTCTTGGCGACGGTCTTGTCGGCGGAGTGCCTGGGTCGGCGCTTGGTGTCCTTCCTCGCAGCGTCCGTCTTACGCGGCTCGACCTTGTCTTTGCCCTTGTCGTTGCTCGACTTGGCGTCGCTAGCCGAACTTGATGCCGACTTGCCCGCCGCCTTGGGAGCTTCCTTCGACGCCGCCTTGGTCTCCCCCTGCGGACGCTCCGTCTTGCGCTCATCGCTGGGCGCCTTCTTGGACTGCGCGCCCGCCGAGGGCGCAGCCAAGATGGCAAAGCAGCACACGAGAGGCCGAAGTGCGCGCATCAGCGCCCAGTCGTAGCGGCTGGGCTCGACCGGGTCAAATCCGGTGCTTTTCCAGCGAAAATCTTGATTTCTGGGGCGGAGTTCCCGGACCCGTGATCCTGGCCACCGCCCGGCGCGAATTGGTCTAAGCTCCGCCCGCGGTGAGTCTCTCCCCATCGACGCTCGAACAGCTGGAGACCTTCGACGCGCTTCCCACGCAGCAGCGCGCGGAGCGCCGCCGCGCGGTGCGCGTGCTAGTGCTGACCGGCCTCGGACTCAACTGCGAAGCCGAGACGGTGCATGCCTTTCAACGAGTCGGCGCGAGCCCGGAAACGGTACACCTGCTGGACTTGCTGGAAACACCCGGTCGGCTGTTGGACTACCAGATCCTCGCGTTCATTGGCGGCTTTGCCTTTGGAGATCACCTCGGCGCCGGCTTCGTGTTCGCGAACAAGATCCGCTATCGCATGTACGACGAGCTCCTTGCCTTCATCGACCGGGGCGGGCTGGCTCTTGGTGTGTGCAATGGGTTCCAGACCATGACGCGCCTCGGCATGCTTCCGGGGTTGGATGGTGACTACCGCACCCCCAGAGCGACTCTTGGTCCCAACGATCGCCCCGGCTATCGAGATGCATGGGTTCGCTTGCGATTCGACGCGACCTCTCCTTGTGTCTGGACTCGCGGCATCGACACCCTCGAGCTGCCGGCACGCCACGGCGAAGGAAAACTGCTCTTTGCCGAGGGAGTGCGCGAGCGGGTCGAATCCGCCTCGCTGGTCGCCGCACGCTACGTCGACGAATCCCTCGAGCCGACGGAAGCCTGGCCTGCAAACCCAAACGGATCCCCGGGTGGCGCGGCGGGGCTTTGTGACCCCACCGGACGCTTGTTCGGCTTGATGCCGCACCCGGACGCCTATCTTTTCCCCTTCCAGCACCCAAACTGGCCACGCGCGCGAGCCCGAGGTGAGGCCGCAGAAGCAGGCGGGCTGGCCATCTTCCAGCGCGGCGTGGACGCTGCAGCCGCGTTTTCCCGCTAGCCCGAGCCGCGAAGAGTCGAGCGGCGCCTGCCGATACTGGCGCACCGTGTTGCGCCAGGGAAGGCGCGGCCCCGCCAGACGTAGCGGTGAGTAGCCCGCCGGCCCGTGGCACCGCAGCCCCAACCTGCCCGCCTCGACGGGGGGCGCGCGCCGCGCTGTGCGTCATGGAAGGGCCCGATTCACGCGGTTTCCTTGCTGGCACGGCGGTTGCGATAGGGCCGCGCCATGACCGACGTGGATTCTTGCTTTTCGACCGACGACGAAACGTTCGCCCTGCTCCTCGCGGAGGCCTGCCCCCGAGCCTGGTCGCGGATGGAGCTCCGCCATGGCGCCACGGTGCGGCGCAGCATTGCGCGGGTCGTGGGCCGCTTTCCGGGCCTGTGCTGTTCCGACACGGTGGACGAGGTGCACGCTGAGCTGACGATTCGTCTGCTGAAGAACCGAGGTGCGAAGCTGCGTGCATTCAAGAGTGGTCGCGGGCTCACCCTGGAGCAATGGCTGATGCGCATTGGCAAGCAAGCCGCTTTCGACCATGTACGCCGCATGCGGCGGCGCCGCACTACTCCGCTACAGTTCGACATTCCCGTGGCTTCGGATCACGACCCCCACGCCGAGTGCCTCGGCCGCGAGCGCAGCCAATTGCTGGAGCGCGCGCTTGCGGTCCTGCCTCCGCGCGAGCGGCAGCTGTACGAGCTCTGCATTGCTGGCCAGGAAGATCCCGAGCGTGCCGCGGCACAGATGGGCATCCGCGTTGCAACCGTGTACAGCAAGAAGCACAAGTTGATGGCACGTCTGTCACGCGTACTGTCCGACGAAGCCCGCCTGGCCGCCTAGTGCGCGCTGCCGGGCACCCGGCGCATCCATCGCGAACTTCCCCCCGCCTGGGTCGGGGCCGAGAGCAGGCCGACCTGATCTGACGCGGCGAGAACGGCCGTGCGCGGTCGCGTGCCCGGATTGCACAGCGTGCGGCGAAGGCAACAGAGCGCCCGGGCCGATTTGCGTATTTTTCGCTGGATTTCGACGGCACGCCGGTTGCACTTCTGCAACCCATGAGACACTTCCCACTCTTTCTCATCGCCCTCTCAGGACTTGGCTGCACTTCGCTTGGACCGATGCCAGCGATGACGGGCTCCACCGGCGCGATCGAGCGGCGCCCGGGCGTCGAAGCGCAGGTGGCGGTGACCCCCGGCTTCTTCCTGAGTTCGGCGACCACAGAAGATGTGAGCGGCCGTCCATCTCAACAGGCGGCGGGCTGGCTGGACGCCGGCGAGTGGGTGGGCGCTCAGGGGCTTGCGGTCGGCGGTCGCTACGTCGGTGGCGACGATAGCAACGGCTACGGGGAGCCGATGGTGCGCTACCGTCACGCCGTCGACTCGGAGGATCGCTTCACGCTCCAAGCCGCCGGCTTTGGCACTGTCGCGAGCGGATCGAACAGCGGCGCCTCCTACGAGGCAACGCGGCTCGGCGCAGAGGTAGCGTTCGACGGGCGCGTCACGCCCAAGAGCAGCTGGCTCGAGGTCCACGGCTTCGGCGGCGCCTCGGTGCTCGGCCTCGATGCCAGCGGCACCTACTGCACGGCTCCAGCCACCGGCATTGGTGTCGACTGCAGGGAAGACGGCACGGATCACGTCGTCAGCGGGGACGTCGCGGGCGCCTTCCCCGCCGCCTTTGCCGGCATCGGCATCGACATGGCCCGCCACCTTCCCATCGCCGTCCACGGCGCTCGTCTCGAAGCAATGGCTGCCGGAGGCATGATGCCGGAAATCCGCGACGGCGTTCGCACCGACACGAAACCCTGGACTACCTTCGGCGTCGCAATCACGGTTCGCGCGGGCGCGGCGGAAGAAACGAAGTAGAACCCAGTCGGGACGTGACCCGCTCGATCTGCTGGGCGCAGTCTACTCGCCGAGCTTTGCCTTCAAACGCTGTAGGTGGCGCCGGGCCACCCCGGCCGCCGCGGCAGCCCGTGTCACGTTGCCGCCGTGCTGGTCCAGGACGTGCTCCACGTAGCGTGCCTCGAAGTCGTCGACCAACTTCTGCCGAGCTTCTGCCAAGGGCAGGTCGAGCGCCAGGATTCGCGCGATGGGGTCATTGCCGGTCGGAGCACTGGGGCCGCCCAGGGTGCGCGCATGAGCGGGCGTGTCCTCGCTGGGCATGACGTCCGCCAGGTCACCGAGGGCGACTCGGCGCATGACCGCATTGCGGAGCTCCCGCACATTGCCCGGCCAGGCGTAGTCCTCCCAGCGCTTCATCAGCTCCGGGGGAATGCCCTCGGCGTCGGCGTTCATCTGTGCGCAAAAGAACGAGACCAACAGGCGCAAGTCACCCTCGCGCTCCCGCAGCGGGGGCAGCTCGATGCGAGTCACCGCAATGCGATGGAACAGGTCGTCGCGAAAGCGCCCTGCTTGCACTTCATGGTCCAAGTCTCGCCGGGTAGCCGCCAACAGCCGCACGTTGACTCGTGTGGCGCGCTCGCCGCCGACGCGGGTAACCTCCGAACGCTCGATCGCGCGTAGCAGCTTGGGTTGCAGTTCGAGAGGCAGATCGCCGATCTCGTCGATCAGCAGCGTGCCACCATCCGCGCGCTCGAACACCCCGCGACGAGTACCGACGCTGCCGGTGAAAGCTCCCTTTTCGTGCCCGAACAGCTCGCTCTCGATCAGACTCGGCGCGACGGCGGTGCAATCGAACACCACGAAGGGCCCCTTGCTGCGAGTACCTTGTTCGTGGAGCGCTTCGGCGAGCTGTTCCTTGCCGGTGCCCGTCTCGCCCTCGATGATCACGGGCACGTCGGATTTCGCCAAGCGCTCGCACAGGGGGTAGAGCACACGCATGGCGGGGCTCGCGCCGATCACCCGACCGAACTGCACGCCTCCCGGCAGCTTGTGCTCGCGATAGGGGCCCACTTCATCGACGCGCAGCGCAGTCCCACCAATGCGCACGATCTCCGCGCCCCTGAGGAACGCGTCGACCACTGCCACCCCATCCACGAAAGTACCGTTCGTCGAGTCGTGGTCGCGAATTCTCAGTCTGCGCCCAGTCAACTCCACGGTCGCATGTCGCCGCGAGACACTCGGGTCCGACAGTCGCGCATCGCATGCGGGACTGGTTCCAACCATGACGCGCAGCACCGTGTCGCCGTCCAACAAGAATTCCTTCCCGGTATCGTTCCCCTCGATGACGACCAGACGGAACGTGCTGGCGGCAAAGGTGCGATCGAGCTCCAGGGCCATCGTGGAGCTCTGCACCGTGTCGAAGGGGGCCCGGGGCATGACGGGCGCAGTCTAGCCCGCGAGATCCGAAAAAGTGGCCACCCACGTGAGGTGAGCGCCGACCCGCACGCACGGCGGCGGACACCAGTCAGCCAAATCCCTAAAATTACTATACAAAAGCCACCGTCTCGACGCGCGTCATTTGCGCTCCAGGCCGTCGAGCAGTGTGCGGAGAGAGCGCGCTTCTGGAAGTCCGTGGAGCACGCCATGGCGCAGTCGCTCGCTCGACAGGCGCCCCGCCTGCTCCTGCAGCTGCGTCCAACCTCCGCGCGCGACCTCCAGCGCGCTCGCGCTGTCACCCGACGCCAGCAGCGCGCGCGCCTTGGTCAAGGTGAGCAGGGGCTCTGCCAGTTCTGCGGCGCCGGCCGCCGCTACGCCCGCGTCGGCTAATGCACACTGCGCCAGCGCGTCGTCGATTCGGCCGTCAGCCAAGGCTAGTGCCGCCATCACCGTCTGCGCAACGGGCACGAGGGGGGGCGCAGCCGAGGCCAACTCGCCGAGCGCAAGACGGATCTCCTCCAGCCCCAGCTCGAGTCGGCCCGACCACAACGCGATGAGACCGATGGCGACGCGTGCGCCTCCTTCCAGCCGCTTGTCGTGGTGGCGGAACGTCTCGATTGCCTCGCGCTCGAGGGCAATCGCCTCGTCGTAGCGCCCCAGTCGGCCGAGGCAGAGTCCCAGATTGTGGCGCGCACCGGCGGCAAGGTGCAGCAGATTCAGGCGAGCGGCGTCTTCCAACGCTGCCTCGAGCATGGACCGGGCATCGTCGAGCAGTCCGAGCTCCATGTAGGTGCTCCCGATGTTGATGCGCTGCTCGAGTGCGGAGCGGATGTCTCCAAGTCGGTCGTATTGCTTCTGGCAAGCTAGGGCTTGCTCCAAGTACTCGGCGTGGTCGCCTCGATCCCTAGCGAAGATAGCATCCACCGCGTAGGTCCAAGCCAAAGTCACGGGCCCGAGCAACTCGCCGCGCGCGACGGCAAGCGCTCTGCACTCGCGGGCCAAGTCCAACATGCCCAAGCGGGAACAGGACAGTGCAACGCGGAGCGCGGCAGCGATGCGCGCCTCGTCAGCACCGCGGTCCACTTGCGCAGCAAGCAAGGCTTCTGCCAGGGACGCGAGGGGCTGGCTTTCGCCCAATCGTTGCAGCACGAGGGCCCGCTCGGCAACGCAGCCGAACCAGCGTGAACTTCCAACGGTCAGCTGCTCCAAGGCCTGCGCCGACAGCCGTGCAGCAAGGGGAAGGTCCCCCGCCAGACGCTCTGCTTCCGCGGCGGCTCGAGTCAGGGCAGCAGCGAGGTCGGGGTCCCTCGCGCTGTCCAATCCGCGCGCCACGTGGAGGCGAGCCGCCACGAAGTCGCCGCGCTCGAGGGCGAGGGCCGCGGCGCGGTGGAAGTACGGAGCCGCCAGTTCTGGCGCACCGCCAAGCTCGTAGTGGCGACCCAGCACCGCCGCATCGGGTTCACCCATGGCCTCGAGCCACTGCGCCGCGGAGAAGTGAGCCGCACGCCGGTCGTCGCTAGCCAGCATGGCATAGGCG
Protein-coding regions in this window:
- a CDS encoding outer membrane protein transport protein, producing the protein MPKLMNSCLSSRGLGRASCAALTAAIALATTSAHAGGLYFTDRGVRPLGRGGAFIAGADDAGSVAYNPAGLAFTGHQFLLDASWLQYSATYQRKTIVRQIDPNTQEPTGVEWEQTYPQVEGTTPVLPIPTIVYADPLGSDKYNFAIGVWAPYAAITSFPETVKGQPAPQRYSIISLDGSALAIPGVYASMFASDDLALGAGIEMLTGFFQTSVYFSACVPERFLCAPEQPEYDTYAQLRVGPIFAPSGIVGAIYEPSEVVRVGASFHLPFWVHSHATQDVRLASAAVFDNASVKGDSATVDFRLPWTARAGIEFRPGDLRVEAGVGYEAWSMHDEIRVESDEIALVNVAGFPTEYQISPVSIDRGFQDSYSGRLGVEYGFEAGSYRMVTRGGLMAERSAIPTEYLSAATIDLDKVVASIGGSLHIGKWRFDGVFARVFTSSVEVGAREQRVRQVNPVLSNPPRYPNYINGGTYTASANVIGLGLAYQFDSTEEPPTRPSAAPPAEPREPEVQPKPESEPKAEPKPEPKAKDDDGGFDEAFDKADDKPKPKKK
- a CDS encoding transglycosylase SLT domain-containing protein, with translation MRALRPLVCCFAILAAPSAGAQSKKAPSDERKTERPQGETKAASKEAPKAAGKSASSSASDAKSSNDKGKDKVEPRKTDAARKDTKRRPRHSADKTVAKNDPKPAAKRDPKAAAKRDAKSDPPRPAKADSKNGSGAGGKAEAKSDSRDASAKSKSNTDSAIAAAPSAPDVGPGPGAGSRTVVPKQEATLPTPSSESAPQATPAQNTPQEPVSPSDEGASAKSHRVGRPPKNPKSQLPSGAERPTANPAVRRAIAGGPTLEDSLAKAADPELDALRAADRVLFPKPLHGFEAGWSWPGVAHGSRGPEVVASGLPAEADLAPKAALDESAVTAEWIRSLTMPNLPVRLEARVVRYLKFYRDNSRGKSIARVWAKKSGRFVPSLKAELSKAGLPTDLVWLSLIESGHNPTIASPAGAAGLWQFMPESGRMYGLVVDRWVDERLDPKRSTEAAIAYLSDLYRRFGNWELAMAAYNMGHGGLTRAIQKFNSNDFWELSKHEAAIPWETTLYVPKIFAIAIVMNNKRAFGIADVAPEAPEHFEAVLVPSGTSLSAVASAAGLSDKSLEALNPHLLSGRVPPLKPGERRQGVLVRVPQGRGPSATRTLAAAQPEAGLASYLVKLGDTPETVAASASAGIGDLRRLNRLRSDETLTAGDVLLVPRRSREPAPAGPTPEVVVVPDLGVAYPNRDRVFVLVRDGDSLGALSKALAVTEAELQRWNALDPTARLLAGMTLQAWVERGKSAGVRVFREADTRVLAMGTPEFIEYFEEKNGKARVVIKARAGETLSRIGRRYGVSSGWMERINRKSRHTKLKAGESVVLYLAKDRAGAVADDEREAKTEPLPPIDAPAPEALPAVPEAPSASSPTRAPSGS
- a CDS encoding phosphoribosylformylglycinamidine synthase subunit PurQ — encoded protein: MSLSPSTLEQLETFDALPTQQRAERRRAVRVLVLTGLGLNCEAETVHAFQRVGASPETVHLLDLLETPGRLLDYQILAFIGGFAFGDHLGAGFVFANKIRYRMYDELLAFIDRGGLALGVCNGFQTMTRLGMLPGLDGDYRTPRATLGPNDRPGYRDAWVRLRFDATSPCVWTRGIDTLELPARHGEGKLLFAEGVRERVESASLVAARYVDESLEPTEAWPANPNGSPGGAAGLCDPTGRLFGLMPHPDAYLFPFQHPNWPRARARGEAAEAGGLAIFQRGVDAAAAFSR
- a CDS encoding sigma-70 family RNA polymerase sigma factor; translated protein: MTDVDSCFSTDDETFALLLAEACPRAWSRMELRHGATVRRSIARVVGRFPGLCCSDTVDEVHAELTIRLLKNRGAKLRAFKSGRGLTLEQWLMRIGKQAAFDHVRRMRRRRTTPLQFDIPVASDHDPHAECLGRERSQLLERALAVLPPRERQLYELCIAGQEDPERAAAQMGIRVATVYSKKHKLMARLSRVLSDEARLAA
- a CDS encoding sigma 54-interacting transcriptional regulator, with amino-acid sequence MPRAPFDTVQSSTMALELDRTFAASTFRLVVIEGNDTGKEFLLDGDTVLRVMVGTSPACDARLSDPSVSRRHATVELTGRRLRIRDHDSTNGTFVDGVAVVDAFLRGAEIVRIGGTALRVDEVGPYREHKLPGGVQFGRVIGASPAMRVLYPLCERLAKSDVPVIIEGETGTGKEQLAEALHEQGTRSKGPFVVFDCTAVAPSLIESELFGHEKGAFTGSVGTRRGVFERADGGTLLIDEIGDLPLELQPKLLRAIERSEVTRVGGERATRVNVRLLAATRRDLDHEVQAGRFRDDLFHRIAVTRIELPPLREREGDLRLLVSFFCAQMNADAEGIPPELMKRWEDYAWPGNVRELRNAVMRRVALGDLADVMPSEDTPAHARTLGGPSAPTGNDPIARILALDLPLAEARQKLVDDFEARYVEHVLDQHGGNVTRAAAAAGVARRHLQRLKAKLGE